From Sphingobacterium bambusae:
TTAAATATTGCCGATAACGTATAGGTCGCTGAGCGTCGGAGCCGGTTTACCACCCTCGTCTTCCAAGGTGATAGCGAAGGCCTGCGCGTTCGGAATATTATTCATTTTGTACAAATTGTCTGCGGAGGCCAAAGGCAATAGGCCGGCATCTACAGGCTGTCCATCTACAATGGCCCAAAGTTGGTATTGTTTGCCTGTTGGCGCAGCAGGCAACTTATCGGCCGTTAAATAAACGCTTGCATTTTTGGTATCCCAAAAAACAACAGCTTTCAGCTCTGGGAATTTCTCGACGCCAGCTAAGGCTACCGTTTTCACGCTAGGTCGTTGCAACATTTCCCAATGGCTATTGGCAGCGCTCAAAAGCGTCTGTGCCGAGTCACGTTCGGCAATACTGCTGGCCAATATATCTTCACTTTCTCGTTTCTGTTGAAACAGCAGAATGTTTCCGCCTATGCTCAAGGCAAGTAATACTGTCGCGGCAATGGCCAAGGTTTGGTTGTCGCGATGAGCAGGTAGCTTTACTACTTTTTCCTCGATTTTCGCTGGCTCGGCCTTCGGCGAAGAGGTTGCTGTAAAATCGCTGTTGCCGATCATAGGCTCGTCCGCTACGGGCTCCAAGTTTTGCGGGTTCTCGGCTATTTTTGCCCAAATCTGATCTCTCAGATCCGGCGCCGGACTAACGGCCTGCGACTCGGTAAAATCTTCCAACAGCAGCTGTGCATCCAGGATTGCCTGTTGCACTTCAGGATGCTTTTGGCGCACGCATTCCAAGATGCTTGCTTCCTCTTCGGTAGCAAGGCCTAGAACGTAGGCTTCAATAATCCCTGATGATATGTATTCCTTGATATCCACAGCTATTGTTCATTTAATATTCCACGAAGCTGCAGTAAAGCAGCCCGAATTCTTGTTTTCACCGTTCCCAAAGGTATCTGCAGGTTGTCTGCAATTTCCTGTTGGGTATAGCCTTCGTAATAGGCCATCTGCACTAAACGTTGCAAATCGGGCTTTAACTTGCCCAGCACGTTATTCATCCCAATAAAATCTACACGTTCCATTTGATTCATATCCGCATATAGATGCGTCTCAGCACTATTTACGATATCTGGAAGCGATTGGTTTTTTTGTTCGTTCTGAACACGCTTCGATTTTATATAATCGATGGAGGTATTTCGCGCAATATTGATCATCCAGGTATATAGGCGCCCTTTTTCATGATTGAACAATTCCACATGATTCCAAACTTTTACAAAAATATCCTGTATAACTTCATCCGCATAGTTCTTATGCAGGACGATTCGGATGACCACGCCATACAATGCTCCCGAATAATTATCGTAAAGATAATTAAACGCACGCTGATCTCTTTTCTTCAATAAAGATATCAGGTCGTCTTCGGAAAGGTAGTGTATTGGACTCAATCAGTTACGTGTTTGCATCAAATATAATGATTTACTACAATAAAAGATCATAAAGTGATTTTTTATTCTTTTATCAATCCATTGTTTTTTTTCTCTCGTAGATAAAATAAAAAATCATGAAGCAGTATGTATATCGCTACCACTATCTAGCGATGGCTCTTGTAGCCATGCTAATAGCATCTCAACCAAGCGCTGCACATGCGCAGGGTATGAAAAATCCTTACTACAGCAGGACGGATACCACAGAGCTGCAGGTGAGTAATGCAGTATGGAAGAAAATATTGCCGAAGGAGCTGTATCTCGTGGCACGAGAAGGGGCTACTGAACAGGCTTTCACCGGAGAGTTTACGGATTTTGATGGCATCGGAACCTATTACTGTGCGGTATGCGGTAATGCGCTCTTCCGGTCGACGGCGAAATTTGCGTCGACCTGTGGTTGGCCCTCTTTTTATGAGCCGTTGCGCGACAGGTCGGTATATTATAAAGACGACTACAGCCATGATATGCATCGGATAGAGGTGCGTTGTGGGCGATGTGATTCTCACCTAGGCCATGTGTTCGATGATGGGCCGGTAACAGGAAAACGCTATTGCATGAATTCGGTGAGCTTGCATTTTGAACCGGATAAAAAAGAAATAAAATTCAAAAAATAAAACCAAGAGAAGCAAAGCATCGTAAGTGCATACAAATAACAAACATAAAATATCAACAACATGAAAAGAACATCAATTTGGGCCGCAGCCCTATTCGCCTTAGCCCTATCGTATCAAACAGGTGTTGTCAAAGCACAAGAAAAAACAGTGGTAGTAGGTGGTGCACCTATGTATCCGTCTAAGAATATCGTCGAAAATGCAGTCAACTCAAAGGATCATACCACACTGGTAGCTGCTGTTAAGGCCGCTGGATTGGTAGAGACACTTTCGGGTAAAGGACCATTCACGGTGTTTGCACCTACAAATGCCGCTTTTGACAAATTGCCAGCAGGAACGGTAGAAACATTGGTTAAACCGGAAAACAAAGCAATGCTTACAGGGATTTTAACCTACCACGTGGTAGCTGGAAACCTTAGCGCCGAAGATCTGTGGAAGCTCACCAAGAAAGGAAAGGGAAAAGCGGAATTGACAACTGTGCAAGGTGAAAAGCTAACGCTATGGACCAAGGGTGATAAACTATATGTCCGTGACGCAAAAGGCAACGATGCTTTGGTAACTATTGCGAATGTGCATCAATCCAACGGGGTGATCCATGTGATTGATACGGTCTTAATGCCATAACTTTAACAACAATGTGTAATTCTTTAGTTCCCCGCACTGAAAAGTGTGGGGATTTTTTATTTAAATAAGTATATTTATAAACTATTTATGTGTATTAATGTTTATTATTAAACTTGTTTTTTATGCGGTATAAGTTGTTAAAGGATGTCGTTGATTTATTGGGGCAATTTGAAGACGAAGCTTCGGCGGCTGGTGCACAAGCTGATATCGAGGATTTCAAGCTTTGGTTGGCCAAAAGCGCGCATAAAAGTGACGCGAAAATCATAGAGCCGGATTGGGAGGGTAAAAGTGAAGGACGATCTGCCGAGAGTGTGATCAGTACGCTATTTGTGCATCTTAATAGGTATGCAAAGATGTATTCGAAGGCAGCAATGCAGGGCTCTTTATTCTCTACACAGGAAGAATTTATCTATTTGATCAACCTTCGAGCCTTTGGCCCGATGGCAAAAATGGAGCTGATCAAGCGTAACATTCAAGAGAAACCAGTGGGTATGCAGATTATCCATCGGCTGTTAAACCAAGGCTGGGTAGAGCAACGCAATTCGGAGCTGGATAAGCGCAGTAAGATCATTGCTATTACCGAAAAGGGGCTGGGCGCATTGGAAATACAGATGCCCAAGATTCGACAGGCTACGCAGATCGTTACTGGGCGTTTGGTATATGAAGAGAAGCTGGAGCTTATTCGGCTTTTAACCAAGTTGGATCATTTTCATAAGCCAATTTTTGCGTCTAATGTGCTGCCTGCGAACCTGTTGGATATGGTATCCGAAGAATATTTAACAATTAATAATTAGTTCATGGCGAATAAGGTGATCATCATCGGATCAGGTTTTTCAGGGCTATCGGCAGCCTGCTACCTCGCTGCGGCCGGCTATGAAGTGGAGGTCTTTGAAAAAAATGCACAGCTGGGCGGACGGGCACGGCAGTTTACTACAGCAGACGGATTTCGCTTTGATATGGGACCCAGCTGGTACTGGATGCCGGATGTGATGGAGGACTTTTTTCGCGATTTTGATCAGCGGGTAGACGATTTTTATAACCTATTGCCGCTTAATCCGCAGTTTGAAATGGTGTTTGCGGAAGATAGTGTTGCGGTGCCTGCGGGCATGGCCGAGTTGCGCAGCCTTTTTGAAGAAATCGAGCCTGGATCTGGGCAGCAGTTCGACCGCTTTATGGAGGCTGCACGTTTTAAGTATGAGGTAGGGATGAAGGATTTTGTGACCAAGCCCTGCCATTCTTGGTGGGAATTTGTCGATCTAAAGATTGTTAAAAGTGCGCTAAAGCTCAATTTGTTGACGGACTTCCGCAAGTATGTGCGTCAATATTTCAAGGATCCAAGGCTGGTGGCGCTGATGGAGTTTCCGGTTATCTTCTTGGGCGCAGCGCCAAAAGATATCCCTGCAATGTATAGTTTGATGAACTATGGCGGCTACGGTTTAGGCACTTGGTATCCGGAAGGTGGTTTTGTGAAAATTATAGAAGCGATGGTCACCGTGGCCAAAAATTTAGGCGTAACGTTTCACGTACAACGCCCAGTAAAGCGTATCCTACTAGAAGGCGGGCGTGCAGTGGGTGTGCGGCTTGATGATGAAACCCAATATTGCGATATCGTGGTTGGCTCGGCAGATTACCAACACGTGGAGAGCCTCCTGCCCATGGATGCGCGCAATTATCCGCTTTCTTATTGGGAGAAGCGGACATTTGCGCCGAGCTGTTTGATATTCTACTTGGGTTTTCAGACCAAGATCCAGGAGCTTAAGCACCATACTTTATTTTTTGAAAACGAGTTGGAGAGGCATGTTGCGGATATATACACACATAAAAAATGGCCCGAACAACCCTTGTTCTACGTTTGCTGTCCATCGAAGACCGATGCAAACGTTGCTCCTGAGGGATGTGAGAATGTGTTTCTGCTGATGCCAATTGCCACGGGATTGGCCGATGGGGAAGAGGTGCGCGAAGAATATTTCAGGCAAATGATAGCACGGCTAGAAAAACATACCGGCAGCCAAAATTTGGTAGACAGCATCATCTTTAAACGCAGCTATTGCGTGCAAGATTTTGTGCAGGACTACAATGCCTACGAGGGAAATGCCTATGGCTTGGCAAATACGTTGAAGCAAACAGCTGTTTGGAAGCCATCTATTCGAAACAAGAAGGTGGAGAACCTTTTCTATACAGGACAGTTGACGGTTCCGGGGCCGGGCGTGCCCCCGGCCATTATATCGGGTAAAATTATAGCACAGGAAGTTATTGGTAAAAAAGATCTCAGTCATGAAGAAATTGTTTGATGAACTCGCGTTTCACGTCAGTAAGGAAACGACGAAAAAGTATAGTACCAGCTTTTCGTTGGGTATATTGGCTTTGGAAGCTTCCATTAGGCCGGCGATATATGCCATCTATGGATTCGTAAGGCTGGCCGACGAAATTGTCGATAGTTTTCATGGCTTTGACCGTGCCGTGCTGCTTGAGCGCTTAAAAGATGAAACCAACTATGCCCTGGAGCACAGAATATCTGTCAACCCTATTTTGCAATCTTTTCAAGATACCTATCATCGTTATGGCCTGCAGCGGTATTTGGTAGACCGATTTTTGGAAAGTATGGAGATGGACCTGCATAAGATTGATTACAACGACGCACGATATAAGCAATATATTCTGGGCTCGGCAGAGGTTGTAGGCTTGATGTGCTTGCATGTGTTTGTTGGGGGCGATAGCGAAAAATACACGGAATTGAAGCCCTACGCTATGAAATTGGGATCAGCCTTCCAAAAGCTCAACTTTCTGCGCGACATGCGCGATGATTATTGCGCGCTAGGGAGAACCTACTTTCCCAATGTAGATATGGCTTGCTTTGACAACGATACCAAAGAGACCATCGAGGCCGATATCGCAGCGGAATTTCGCGAGGCCTTGGTTGGCATAAAACGATTGCCTTCCTCTTCGAAATTTGGGGTGTATTTGGCCTACCGCTATTATCTATCGCTGTTTCGGAAAATTAAAGCAGCATCGGCACAGCGGATCCTGCAGGAACGCGTGCGGATTCCCAATGGACGCAAGCTGTCCCTCATGATGAGTAGCTATGTGCAGTACAAAATGGCCATCCTGTAATCTTTCCTATCAAACTGTTTTTTATCATGGTATATACGCTTGAACGTACCCAGTTTTTTAAATGTAGCTTAGAAGAAGCTTGGTCTTTCTTTACCAACCCACATAATTTGGCCACCATTACCCCCGATGCGCTGGATTTTAAGGTGCTGGATACTTTTGATACCAACGAAATTTTCGAAGGCATGTACATCAACTATCATGTGCGACCACTTTTGGGTATTCGACTATCTTGGCGAACAAAGATCATGGAGGTGATCCCACAGCGTAGTTTTGTGGACATGCAAGAAAAAGGACCGTATAAGCTATGGCGGCACCGCCATGAGTTCTTTGCCGAAGATGGCGGTGTGCGTATGACGGATAGGGTGGAGTATGAGCTTCCTTTTGGTATATTGGGCACCTGGGCACATGGACTTATCGTGAAAAACAAGCTTAGAGAGATATTCGATTACCGCTACAAGACACTTGAAAAAATATTGAACGATGCACATTATAATTAACATACTGATTGTGCTGGGGGTTATCATCCTCATGGAAGGATTCACTTGGGTAGTGCATAAATATGTCATGCACGGCTTTATGTGGCGTTGGCATGCCGATCATCACGATCCGAAGCATGCCAAGCCATTGGAGAAGAACGACTATTTCTTTGTGGTGTTCGCCCTGCCCGCTATTGCGTTGCTGTATATCGGCACACTACAAGGCTATTCCATTACCTTTTACATCGGTTTGGGCATTGCGCTCTATGGGATGGCCTATTTTTTTGTGCACGATATTTTTATTCACCAGCGTATTCCGCTGTTGAAGCAAACGAAAAACCCCTATTTAAAGGCTATCCGTCGCGCGCATAAGCAGCATCATAAGCACGTGACCAAGTATGATGGGGAATGTTTCGGTTTCCTGTGGGTACCGGTACAGTACTTTAAAATGTATTTCAATAAAAAGTAAAGCATGGAAGCATACACTTATCTGTTGATCAATTTCTTCACTATCATTATTTGCTTTATTTTCTCCTTTCACCCGAAGATTAAATTTAACAGGTATTTCTGGGCCTTTCTGAAAGCAAGTAGCTTGGTTGCGGTGTTCTTTGTCGCTTGGGATATCTGGTTTACGGCGCATGGGGTATGGTGGTTTAACGATCGTTACCTCCTGGGATTTCGAATCGGAGGACTGCCGATCGAGGAGATTCTCTTTTTTATCTGTATACCGTTCTCCTGTGTGTTTACCTACCATTGCTTGACCCGCTTTTACGATTTGGAATGGTCGCGCAGGGCATCTTCGCTATTTTCTATCACATTTGTGCTGCTTTGTGTGGTGTTGGCCATCATATCTTGGGGGAAAATCTACCCCTTTGTTACTTTTGTGCTGACCGCCGCTACCTTGGTTTACTTGATGGCCGTTGCGAAGATACGCTGGTTGGGGCGGGCTTCTACCCTATACGGGGTATTGCTTATCGGTTTCTTCTTAGTAAATGGGGTGCTCACCGGGACGGGGCTGGAAGAAGCGGTAGTAAATTATAATCCAGATCATTTTTGGGGAATACGGATATTGACGGTGCCCGTCGAAGATGCCGTTTATGGGTATAGTCTGTTTTTGTGGAACATTTATTTCTTTACCCTGTTTAAGAAGCACGAAGAAGTGCCGCAACAGGCGTTGGAAACAAGATAATATAATTATTGATGAAAGATAAAGTAACTGTTTTTTGGTTTCGTCGGGATTTGAGGCTGTCGGATAATAAGGGCTTGAGCGCCGCTCTACAGAGCGGTTTTCCGGTTTTGCCGATCTTTATTTTTGATCCCAATATTCTAGAGAAACTTACTGATAAATATGACCGACGGGTAGACTACATCCATCAGGCGCTGCAAGCGCTACAAAAAGATCTTGTTGCCAAAGGTGGGGATATCCGTGTGTTCCATGCCGATCCATTAGAGGTTTTCAAGCAGCTGCATAAAGACTACGAAATAGCTAGCGTTTATGGTAACCGAGATTATGAACCCGAAGCAATTAAACGGGATGAGGCTGTGGAGCGTTGGTTGAACTCGAAGGATATCCCCCTCGTAACGGCCAAGGACCAGGTGATATTCGAACGTAACGATATCTTGAAGGCCGATGGTACGCCTTACAGCGTGTACACGCCCTACAGTCGCAAGTGGAAGGAAAAGTTGGAGGATAAGCATCATCGGGCGGCTATCATGAAAACGGATCATTTGTTGCCACTGGATAAAAAGCAACTACCCAGCTTGGCGTCGATCGGCTTTGAAAAAACAGATATGCGCTATGAAAAACCGCAGTTGGACGCGGGAATTATTGATGATTATGGAGAACAGCGCGATTTTCCGGCAAAGGATCATACGACCCGCTTGGGGATTGCATTACGATTTGGTACCATTTCGGTGCGTGCCTGCGTGCAATTTGCGCTGAAACATAACGCTACCTGGTTGGGCGAGCTCATCTGGCGGGAGTTTTTTATGCAGATTTTGGCACATTTTCCACAGGTAGTAAAGCAAAGTTTCAAGCCACAGTATGACCACATCGCGTGGCGCAATGACGAGGATGATTTTCAGCGTTGGTGTGCTGGTGAAACGGGCTATCCCTTGGTCGACGCGGGTATGCGCCAACTGAATGAAACCGGATTTATGCATAACAGGGTACGCATGGTGGTGGCCAGTTTTCTGACCAAGCATCTGTTGATCGATTGGCGATGGGGAGAGGCATATTTTGCCGAGAAGTTGCTGGATTACGAGCTATCGTCCAATAACGGTAATTGGCAATGGGCAGCAGGCTGCGGTTGCGATGCGGCGCCCTATTTCCGGATTTTCAATCCTAGCGAGCAGACGAAAAAGTTTGATAAGGATTTGGCGTATATCAAAGTTTGGAATCCTGATTTTGAATCGTTAACCAAAGAACCAGTGGTGAAGCATGAATTCGCACGCGAGCGTGCTTTAAAGATATACAAAAAGGCTTTGGACAAAAATAGGGAGGGCTAATAGTGAAAAGAGATAACGTGATATTGGTCGATCGTCAAGACCGCGCGATCGGCGAAATGGAGAAGATGCAAGCACATCGAGAAGGGGTGCTGCATCGCGCATTTTCTATTTTTATATTTAACGGTGCGGGGCAGATGCTGATTCACCAACGGGCAGCCAGCAAATATCATGGCGCTGGTCTATGGACGAATGCCTGTTGCTCGCATCCACAAATGGGAGAAGGCTTGGCGGCAGCAGCAGCCGAACGCCTTGATTATGAGATGGGCATCCAATGTGCCCTAGCATGGACGTTTTCCTTTGTCTATTGTGGAAAGGTGGAAAATGATCTTATTGAACATGAATTTGACCATGTTTTTGTAGGCTTGTTTGATGGCGAGCCCAAGCTCAATAGCGGGGAAGTGGCGCAATATCAATGGATCGATATGGAAACCTTAAACGAATGGATCGCTACTTCACCCGAAGACTTTACCATTTGGTTTAGAGAGGCGCTACCAATGCTGCTCGAAGAGATGTCGAATAGCTTAGGTGTTTAGCGCGATCGCTTGCTGGAAAGCTACCGAAGCAGCCTTTTATAGTGCTTCGTTAAACGTAGCGTTCTAGCAAAACAAAAAGTATGGCCAACAGGGCGGGCAGGGCTTGCACGAAAAATATCTTTCGCGAGGCGCTCAGCGCACCATAGATGCCGGCTACAGCAACGCAGCCCAAAAAGAAAAGACGAATGTTGCTGCTCCATCCTGCGTCATCGATGAAAAACGACCAGATTAGGCCCGCAGCTAAAAAGCCGTTGTAAAGGCCTTGGTTTGCCGCCAATCCCTTGGTCGGTGTAAAAAGATGGTCGGGAAGTGATCCTTTAAAGGTTTCGCGACCTTTGGTTTCCCAAGCAAACATTTCCATCCACAGAATATAGATATGCTCCATGGCGACAAGCGCCGTACATACAAGTGCTAAAATGGCTATCATAACTTTTCATTGATAAGTGTATAAATATACATACAAAACATCGGTTTGATGGATATGTTGCAGAATTCTTGTGCAGCCGTTAGGATCGATCCTTGATGAGTAGCGTCGATGGGATAAACTTCAGCCAAGGATTTTTTGTGTCAAAGAGCTGCTTCCAACTTTCCGTGCTCAAGAGGATGAGGTCTTGGTTTGTGAAGAGCGCTTGGTTGATATCGATGTTTTCCAAACGGCTGATGTGATTAGGTGCGACCTGTTCAATCGATCGGATAAGTTCCAGCGTCTCGGTACTTTTGGATACGAGTTTTTGGCGGTCAATGATCATTACCTGTGCATTGGAGTTGTGGATAAATTTCTGCGCATAGCGGATCAGCTTGAGGTCGTGCTTGGTGAAGATGAATAGCAGGATATGGTCGGCCTGCTCGAATCCCTTGTCAAAGAACACGCCCACGGTGATACGTGATTTATATAATATCTGTTGGGTACTGTCCGAAAAAATAGAAGCCTCCAAAGGATTTTCTTTTTCCATCACGCGGTAGATTATTTTTTCGGGGTTGATGATGCGTGTGGTAAAGCCGAAAATTTTACCGAGCGCGCTTCCATCAAAGATGGATTGCCCCACGCCGATGAGCAGGAGGTCATAGTCGCCTTCATTAGCGATTTCTACAATCTCGCTTTCTAAGTTGTTGGACGCTTTGAAGATGCTGTTTATCTGCAGCTCTTGACGCTGTGCTTCCTCCCTGATCGGAGCAAAGCTATCACGCTCATATTGTGCTGCATTGAGCCGGTTTAGGTCGTTGGTGGGGCTTAGATGCACCGCGGTGATGGAGGTGCTGCGGTTCATCTTTCGGGTAAGCTCATGGGCTAGTCGGAGCAGATTGATGCTGCGCTCGGGATGTCCAAAGGCAATGAGGATATTGTATTTTCCCACGCGGATCACCTCGTCGGGAATGTTGGTATTCTTTGGCTTAAAGAGCTTGTCGATAAGGTTCAGGCTAGGGCCGGTCATGCAGGTCGTGACTAGAGCCATGATTACCATCATGGTAAATATCTCTGGCGTGAGCACGCCTAGGTCGTAGCCGATGTTGAGCACCACCAGCTCCATCAGGCCGCGAGTGTTCATCAAGGTCCCGATGGTTAAGCTATCTTTCCAATTTTGCCCCAGTAGCTTGGCGGCGACGCTGCTTCCGATCAATTTACCTACAATGGCCACCAAGATAACCGCTACCGTTACCTGCCACAGGTAGCGATCTTGTAGGATGCCTATCTCGGTGCGCAGTCCGGTGTATACGAAGAAAAGCGGGAGAAGTAACAGTAACGCCACGTCTTCCATTTTTTCGGTTAAGATATTTTTGAACTTGCTATTGTCCGGCATGATAGCGCCAGCCATAAAGGCTCCAAATAGGGCATGGATGCCAATTACCTCTGTTAAATAGGCACTCAGGAGTAGGTTGATGAAGAAAATGGCGACAATAGGTTTGCTTAAGGTTTCGCGGCTCGCATACATGTCGGCCACACGATGGAGAAAGGGGCGCACCAGCTTGATCATGAAAAAAACATAGGCTATCGCCATGGCGATGATGAAAATCGTTCCGGCAAGGTTTCCTGCTTTCACAATGGTAATAACAATCGCCAGAAGGCACCATGCGGTAACGTCATCGGCGGCGGCGCAGGTGATAACGAGGGTTCCCAGCTTGGTTTTTTGAAGATCACGCTCTTGGACGATGCGCGCCAATACAGGAAAGGCGGTAATGCTCATGGAAATGCCGATGAAGAGCGCAAAGGATGTGAAGTCTACCGTTGCTGGCGCTAAGCTGCTGTAGAGGAAGTAGGCAAGGGAAACACCAAGTACAAAGGGGATGATGATGCTGGCATGGCTGATTACGATAGCGTCATGCGCCCGGCGTTGTATCACTTTTAGATCCAGTTGCATGCCGATGATGAACATAAAGAAGATGAGTCCGATCTGGCTAAGAAACTGCAGGTTGTCTAAGGACT
This genomic window contains:
- a CDS encoding cation:proton antiporter domain-containing protein, with translation MQTLKRILFYLLAISGFATIIYWIVQRGKAMESGRNISSDNLSGSAWSEFINTLQHNLTHPLALLLLQIIVIILTARLFGWFFKKVGQPTVIGEIIAGITLGPSFLGHYFPNIAAALLPLESLDNLQFLSQIGLIFFMFIIGMQLDLKVIQRRAHDAIVISHASIIIPFVLGVSLAYFLYSSLAPATVDFTSFALFIGISMSITAFPVLARIVQERDLQKTKLGTLVITCAAADDVTAWCLLAIVITIVKAGNLAGTIFIIAMAIAYVFFMIKLVRPFLHRVADMYASRETLSKPIVAIFFINLLLSAYLTEVIGIHALFGAFMAGAIMPDNSKFKNILTEKMEDVALLLLLPLFFVYTGLRTEIGILQDRYLWQVTVAVILVAIVGKLIGSSVAAKLLGQNWKDSLTIGTLMNTRGLMELVVLNIGYDLGVLTPEIFTMMVIMALVTTCMTGPSLNLIDKLFKPKNTNIPDEVIRVGKYNILIAFGHPERSINLLRLAHELTRKMNRSTSITAVHLSPTNDLNRLNAAQYERDSFAPIREEAQRQELQINSIFKASNNLESEIVEIANEGDYDLLLIGVGQSIFDGSALGKIFGFTTRIINPEKIIYRVMEKENPLEASIFSDSTQQILYKSRITVGVFFDKGFEQADHILLFIFTKHDLKLIRYAQKFIHNSNAQVMIIDRQKLVSKSTETLELIRSIEQVAPNHISRLENIDINQALFTNQDLILLSTESWKQLFDTKNPWLKFIPSTLLIKDRS